A single Crateriforma conspicua DNA region contains:
- the queF gene encoding preQ(1) synthase — protein MTDSNENSFRDLLEVFDNPNPERNFTIEHICPEFTSVCPKTGQPDYGKIIFTYIPDQVCVELKSLKMYLQAFRNEGIFYEAVTNRIMDDFLAVVKPRRARVDSEWTPRGGLRSNITVEYPEP, from the coding sequence GTGACTGATTCAAACGAAAATTCGTTTCGTGACTTGTTGGAGGTTTTCGACAACCCCAACCCGGAACGCAACTTTACCATCGAACACATTTGCCCGGAATTCACCTCGGTGTGTCCGAAGACGGGCCAGCCCGATTACGGCAAGATCATCTTCACCTACATCCCGGATCAGGTGTGCGTGGAGCTGAAGAGCTTGAAGATGTATCTGCAGGCCTTTCGCAACGAAGGCATCTTCTATGAAGCGGTGACCAACCGGATCATGGACGACTTTTTGGCCGTCGTAAAGCCGCGGCGGGCTCGCGTTGACAGCGAATGGACGCCCCGCGGTGGTCTGCGCAGTAACATCACGGTCGAATATCCCGAGCCGTAA